One region of Synechococcus elongatus PCC 11801 genomic DNA includes:
- the rsmG gene encoding 16S rRNA (guanine(527)-N(7))-methyltransferase RsmG produces the protein MTSGFLLDVWTWAKTLGWQPSAQQQQQFEALYHGIVAGNQRLNLTRITDPAEFTEKHLWDSLYGLRPLLTDNWSGEIIDIGTGGGFPGLPAAIALPQSQVTLLDSTRKKIQFLQTLAQDLGLANVTAQVGRAEEWGRDRRTRARYDWATIRAVGPATVCAEYCLPLLKIGGKAVLYRGQWTEEEAIALDRAVAILGGKVVEVAATFLPESGAERHCITLQKTAQTPAAYPRMVGLPSQKPLG, from the coding sequence GTGACTTCTGGATTCCTGCTTGATGTTTGGACTTGGGCTAAAACACTGGGATGGCAGCCTTCGGCTCAGCAACAGCAGCAGTTTGAAGCGCTCTACCACGGCATCGTTGCAGGCAATCAGCGGCTAAATTTAACGCGCATCACCGATCCCGCTGAGTTCACTGAAAAGCATCTCTGGGACTCACTTTACGGCCTACGTCCGTTGCTCACGGATAATTGGAGCGGCGAGATTATCGACATCGGTACGGGTGGCGGCTTCCCAGGGCTGCCCGCTGCGATCGCCTTACCTCAGAGTCAAGTGACACTGCTGGATTCCACTCGCAAGAAAATTCAGTTCTTGCAAACCTTGGCGCAGGATCTGGGGCTTGCCAATGTGACTGCTCAGGTAGGTCGCGCAGAAGAATGGGGGCGCGATCGCCGGACACGGGCGCGTTACGACTGGGCCACGATTCGGGCTGTGGGCCCTGCCACCGTTTGCGCTGAATATTGTCTGCCCTTGCTCAAGATCGGCGGCAAGGCAGTGCTCTATCGCGGGCAATGGACGGAAGAAGAGGCGATCGCGCTGGATCGCGCTGTTGCGATTCTTGGGGGCAAAGTGGTTGAAGTTGCTGCCACCTTTCTGCCCGAGAGTGGTGCGGAACGACACTGCATCACCCTTCAGAAAACGGCCCAGACGCCGGCGGCCTATCCTCGCATGGTGGGGTTGCCCAGCCAGAAGCCACTTGGCTAG
- the cobA gene encoding uroporphyrinogen-III C-methyltransferase, protein MTGKVYLVGAGPGDPEYLTVQAQQCLQSAEVLIYDALIDPRILDLVPANCDRIAVGKRGGAESTPQAAINQLLVQHCQRGRRVIRLKSGDPFVFGRATSELDALERSGCDYAVLPGLSTALAAPLLAGIPITDPVLSRGFAVYTVHEPDALNWEALAQLETLILLMGSRHLLTISHELIRHGRSPDSSVALIQWAGHPQQTVLEGSLSRIAQQWGDRPLSPCVIVIGEVVRLRKYWAHYRCDG, encoded by the coding sequence GTGACAGGCAAAGTTTATCTAGTCGGTGCTGGGCCGGGTGACCCCGAATATCTGACGGTGCAGGCACAGCAATGTCTGCAGTCGGCAGAGGTACTGATCTACGACGCGCTGATCGACCCCCGAATCCTCGACTTAGTGCCAGCCAATTGCGATCGCATTGCCGTGGGCAAGCGGGGTGGTGCAGAGAGTACACCCCAAGCGGCTATCAATCAGTTGCTGGTTCAGCACTGTCAACGAGGACGCAGAGTGATTCGCCTCAAGAGTGGCGATCCCTTCGTCTTTGGCCGTGCCACCAGTGAGTTAGATGCGCTGGAGCGATCGGGCTGTGATTATGCCGTCTTGCCAGGACTATCGACTGCCTTGGCCGCTCCATTGCTGGCGGGCATCCCTATTACCGATCCGGTACTGAGTCGTGGATTTGCCGTCTACACCGTCCATGAACCGGACGCCCTCAACTGGGAAGCACTGGCGCAACTGGAAACGCTGATCCTGCTGATGGGCAGCCGCCACCTGCTGACGATTAGCCACGAGCTGATTCGTCATGGGCGATCGCCGGATAGTTCCGTGGCGCTGATTCAGTGGGCGGGACATCCGCAACAGACTGTCTTGGAAGGCAGTCTCAGCCGCATAGCCCAACAGTGGGGCGATCGCCCGTTATCGCCTTGCGTGATTGTGATTGGCGAGGTGGTACGGTTGCGAAAGTACTGGGCGCACTACCGTTGCGATGGCTGA
- the ligA gene encoding NAD-dependent DNA ligase LigA — protein sequence MTASETTTPATAIAQRASELRQLLQQASYAYYILDQPVMEDSVYDRLYRELQDLEQQHPDLITSDSPTQRVGEQPATGFESVQHRVPLYSLENAFNAEELESWDQRWRKLAPDIPADAGYVCELKIDGAAIALSYKNGLLVRGATRGDGTRGEEITANLRTIKSIPLRLQTDQPPEWLEVRGEAFLSLTRFEQINTEREQRSEALFANPRNAAAGTLRQLDPRVVAERQLDFFAYTLHGPDGWGDLDQAESLDRLQSLGFRVEPHRQICSTLAAVEQYFSDWDARRRDLPYLTDGVVVKLQSRRLQDELGFTQKFPRWAIALKYPADEAPTQLQRVTVQVGRTGALTPVAEFTPVSLAGTTVSRATLHNADRLRELDLHIGDTIVVRKAGEIIPEVVRVLTDLRPATAQRVSLPDHCPECGQPVSRAEDEAVTRCVNSTCPAIVRGALTHWASRDALDIEGLGEKLVDQLVSRGLVNAIADLYRLDVPLLASLERFGEKSAQNLVQAIDKSRQQPWSRVLYGLGIRHVGAVNAKNLAAAFTSVEALAQATPEELAAVYGIGSEIADAVHQWFAIGVNQDLVAALEQAGLQLQGEAASLRSQALAGQTFVLTGTLPHLSRNEAKALIEAAGGKVSGSVSKKTSYVVAGAEAGSKLEKAIALGIPQLDETQLLDLLAQAEG from the coding sequence ATGACCGCTTCTGAGACGACCACTCCTGCCACGGCGATCGCCCAGCGAGCCAGCGAGTTACGGCAGCTGTTGCAGCAGGCTAGCTACGCCTACTACATTCTCGATCAGCCGGTGATGGAAGACTCGGTCTACGACCGGCTCTACCGCGAACTGCAGGATCTTGAACAGCAGCATCCCGACCTGATCACTTCTGACAGCCCCACCCAACGCGTGGGCGAGCAGCCTGCTACTGGCTTTGAAAGTGTTCAGCACCGCGTGCCGCTCTACAGCCTTGAAAATGCTTTCAATGCGGAAGAACTGGAGTCTTGGGATCAGCGCTGGCGCAAACTCGCGCCTGACATTCCGGCTGATGCTGGCTATGTCTGCGAACTGAAAATCGATGGGGCCGCGATCGCCCTCAGCTATAAAAACGGCCTGTTGGTGCGCGGTGCGACTCGGGGCGATGGGACTCGCGGCGAGGAAATTACGGCGAATCTGCGCACGATCAAAAGCATTCCGCTGCGGCTCCAAACCGACCAACCGCCAGAGTGGCTAGAAGTGCGGGGCGAAGCCTTCCTATCGCTGACGCGCTTTGAGCAGATCAACACGGAACGAGAGCAACGTAGCGAAGCCTTGTTTGCGAATCCTCGGAACGCCGCTGCGGGTACCTTGCGGCAACTAGATCCTCGCGTTGTCGCTGAGCGTCAGCTCGACTTTTTTGCCTACACCCTGCATGGCCCCGATGGCTGGGGCGATCTTGACCAAGCGGAAAGTCTCGATCGCCTCCAAAGTTTGGGCTTTCGAGTCGAACCACACCGCCAAATTTGTTCGACATTGGCGGCAGTTGAGCAATACTTCAGCGATTGGGATGCCCGCCGCCGTGACCTGCCCTACTTAACCGATGGAGTGGTGGTCAAATTGCAGTCGCGCCGCCTGCAAGACGAACTGGGCTTCACTCAGAAATTCCCGCGCTGGGCGATCGCTCTCAAATATCCTGCTGACGAAGCACCAACCCAACTGCAGCGCGTCACCGTTCAAGTTGGGCGAACGGGAGCGCTAACACCCGTTGCAGAATTTACCCCCGTTTCTCTGGCGGGAACCACCGTCAGCCGAGCCACCCTCCACAATGCCGATCGCTTGCGGGAACTCGATTTGCATATTGGCGACACGATCGTGGTGCGTAAAGCCGGCGAAATCATCCCCGAAGTCGTGCGCGTTCTCACCGATTTGCGACCTGCTACTGCTCAGCGAGTCAGCCTGCCCGACCACTGTCCTGAATGTGGCCAACCTGTCAGTCGAGCGGAAGATGAAGCAGTCACCCGCTGCGTAAACTCAACCTGTCCCGCGATCGTGCGGGGAGCGCTGACGCATTGGGCGAGCCGCGATGCCCTCGATATCGAAGGTTTGGGCGAAAAGCTAGTCGATCAGCTGGTTAGTAGAGGGTTGGTGAATGCGATCGCTGATCTCTACCGTCTCGATGTACCACTGCTGGCGAGTCTGGAGCGCTTTGGCGAAAAGTCTGCGCAGAACTTAGTGCAGGCGATCGACAAGTCGCGCCAGCAACCTTGGTCACGGGTACTCTATGGCCTGGGCATCCGTCATGTGGGCGCGGTGAATGCCAAAAATCTGGCAGCAGCTTTCACCTCGGTTGAGGCTCTTGCGCAAGCAACACCTGAGGAATTAGCGGCGGTCTACGGGATTGGCAGCGAGATCGCTGATGCTGTGCATCAGTGGTTCGCCATTGGAGTGAATCAAGACCTTGTGGCTGCTCTGGAACAAGCCGGACTGCAACTGCAAGGTGAAGCAGCCAGCCTGCGATCGCAGGCATTAGCAGGTCAAACTTTCGTCCTAACGGGCACGCTGCCCCACCTCAGTCGAAATGAAGCCAAAGCGTTGATTGAAGCAGCAGGCGGCAAAGTCTCAGGCTCCGTCAGTAAGAAGACCAGCTACGTCGTCGCCGGTGCAGAAGCAGGGAGCAAGTTGGAGAAGGCGATCGCTCTCGGGATTCCGCAATTAGACGAAACACAACTACTAGACTTGCTCGCCCAAGCAGAGGGGTAG
- the coaE gene encoding dephospho-CoA kinase (Dephospho-CoA kinase (CoaE) performs the final step in coenzyme A biosynthesis.), translating into MGAPNHLNPAQRRIGLTGGIATGKSTVADYLRDRYQLPILDADRYAREVVAVGSPVLQAIRDRYGASILLADGQLDRQKLGAIIFADPAERQWLEQQTHPAIRACFERDLAQLATAPTVVMVIPLLFEAGLQAWVQEIWVVACPPEQQRDRLIQRDRLSLTAAEQRLAAQWPLTQKCEQADIVIDNSRDRTFTFQQVDQVLEKSFD; encoded by the coding sequence ATGGGCGCGCCAAACCACCTGAACCCCGCTCAGCGACGCATTGGTTTAACCGGAGGAATTGCCACCGGCAAATCGACCGTCGCGGACTATCTGCGCGATCGCTATCAGCTACCGATTCTGGATGCCGATCGCTATGCCCGTGAGGTTGTGGCTGTTGGCTCGCCGGTTCTCCAAGCGATTCGCGATCGCTATGGGGCATCGATTTTGCTGGCAGACGGTCAACTCGATCGCCAAAAACTAGGGGCAATCATCTTTGCCGATCCGGCTGAACGGCAGTGGCTAGAACAGCAAACTCATCCTGCGATCCGCGCTTGCTTTGAACGAGATCTGGCACAGCTTGCGACGGCACCAACGGTAGTGATGGTCATTCCGCTTTTGTTCGAAGCTGGCCTTCAAGCTTGGGTGCAGGAAATTTGGGTGGTGGCTTGTCCACCCGAGCAACAACGCGATCGCTTAATTCAGCGCGATCGCCTATCACTCACAGCAGCCGAACAACGCCTTGCAGCCCAATGGCCGTTAACCCAAAAGTGTGAGCAAGCCGATATCGTGATTGATAACAGCCGCGATCGTACTTTTACTTTTCAACAGGTTGATCAAGTCTTAGAAAAATCGTTCGATTAA
- a CDS encoding nucleotidyltransferase family protein codes for MKRSEAVTLVKSHQIELLNLGVKSLSLFGSVARDQANSKSDIDILVELDNSIGFFEFFQIKHYLEKILDASVDLGTVEALKEHARQPILDDLIHVF; via the coding sequence ATGAAGCGATCAGAAGCAGTTACATTAGTCAAGTCACATCAGATAGAGCTGTTGAACCTCGGAGTTAAGTCACTGAGCCTCTTTGGCTCAGTTGCACGGGATCAAGCCAATTCAAAAAGCGACATTGATATTTTGGTTGAATTAGATAACTCAATTGGATTCTTTGAGTTTTTTCAGATCAAGCATTACTTGGAAAAAATATTGGATGCTTCTGTTGATCTAGGTACAGTTGAGGCTTTAAAGGAGCATGCTAGACAACCTATCTTAGATGATCTAATTCATGTCTTCTAG
- a CDS encoding uroporphyrinogen-III synthase gives MAEQPLIGKTILTTRAAGQSSMFAAQLRAAGAAVIEMPTLEIGPPSSWQPLDEAIAAIADFNWLILASANAVEAVQERLAAQQKTWSDVPCSIAVVGQKTAQVLTAQGGKTDYVPPEFVAESLVEHFPQPVTGQKLLFPRVETGGREQITQALQAQGAIVTEVPAYESRCPSQIPDDALIALRQAHLNLISFTSSKTVRNFCQLMESNLGADWSARISGVAIASIGPQTSITCQELLGRVEVEAQEYTLDGLLLAIEQWARQTT, from the coding sequence ATGGCTGAGCAGCCGCTGATCGGTAAAACCATTTTGACGACACGGGCAGCGGGGCAATCCTCGATGTTCGCTGCACAGTTGCGAGCTGCCGGTGCAGCTGTGATCGAGATGCCGACCCTAGAAATCGGGCCACCCAGCTCTTGGCAGCCCCTCGATGAGGCGATCGCCGCGATCGCTGACTTCAACTGGTTGATTTTGGCCTCAGCGAATGCCGTTGAAGCAGTTCAAGAGCGGTTAGCGGCGCAGCAAAAAACATGGAGCGATGTTCCCTGCTCGATCGCCGTTGTCGGCCAGAAAACGGCTCAAGTATTGACTGCTCAGGGCGGTAAGACAGACTATGTGCCGCCGGAGTTTGTCGCTGAGTCATTGGTCGAGCATTTCCCTCAGCCCGTCACCGGTCAAAAGCTGCTCTTCCCTCGAGTTGAAACCGGCGGACGTGAGCAAATTACCCAAGCACTGCAAGCTCAGGGTGCGATCGTGACGGAAGTCCCAGCTTATGAGTCGCGGTGTCCTAGCCAGATTCCTGATGATGCATTGATTGCCTTGCGGCAGGCGCATTTGAACTTGATTAGCTTCACCAGCTCCAAAACAGTGCGTAACTTTTGTCAGCTGATGGAGTCGAATCTTGGCGCTGACTGGTCAGCCCGCATCTCGGGTGTGGCGATCGCTTCCATTGGCCCCCAAACCTCAATCACCTGTCAGGAACTGCTAGGACGAGTTGAAGTTGAGGCCCAGGAATATACCTTGGATGGCTTGCTCCTAGCGATCGAACAATGGGCGCGCCAAACCACCTGA
- a CDS encoding FAD-linked oxidase C-terminal domain-containing protein, producing the protein MTAVAAPNWTAIAQAFREALGREQVVERREELLVYECDGLTNHRQLPPLVVLPRSTEEVATAVRLCNQFNLSFVARGAGTGLSGGALPVEDSVLIVTARMRQILEIDYDNQRVRVQPGVINSWVTQATTGAGFFYAPDPSSQSVCSIGGNVAENSGGVHCLKHGVTNNHVLGLTLVLPDASVIQVGGAIADLPGYDLCGIFVGSEGTLGIATEVTLRLQPLPQSVQVLLADFSSIEAAGAAVSGIIAAGILPAGLELMDNFSINAVEDVVKSDCYPRDAAAILLAELDGRASEVEQQIRDVEAVCRQHGARSIAIATDAEDRLRLWKGRKAAFAAVGRISPSYYVQDGVIPRSTLPFVLHEIEQLGQQHGYRVANVFHAGDGNLHPLILYDRNDPGALERVEALGGEILKLCVKVGGSISGEHGIGADKRCYMPAMFNPEDLETMQWLRHAFDPLERANPTKVFPTPRTCGERGSVTTIPTGVELY; encoded by the coding sequence ATGACCGCCGTTGCCGCTCCCAATTGGACTGCGATCGCTCAAGCCTTTCGTGAGGCCTTGGGGCGAGAGCAAGTCGTTGAGCGGCGCGAAGAATTACTCGTCTACGAATGCGATGGTCTGACAAATCATCGCCAACTGCCGCCCTTGGTGGTGTTGCCACGCAGTACTGAAGAAGTGGCGACCGCTGTGCGCCTTTGCAATCAATTCAATCTGTCGTTTGTGGCGCGGGGAGCAGGCACAGGGCTTTCGGGCGGTGCGCTACCCGTGGAAGATTCGGTGCTAATTGTGACGGCACGGATGCGCCAAATTCTCGAAATTGACTACGATAATCAGCGCGTTCGTGTTCAACCCGGCGTGATCAATAGTTGGGTGACGCAAGCGACAACAGGGGCTGGTTTTTTCTATGCACCTGATCCCTCCAGTCAAAGCGTTTGCTCGATTGGCGGCAATGTGGCTGAAAACTCCGGCGGAGTGCACTGCCTCAAGCATGGCGTCACCAATAACCACGTCTTAGGACTGACACTCGTCCTGCCGGATGCTTCGGTCATTCAGGTGGGTGGCGCGATCGCTGATCTGCCCGGCTACGATCTTTGCGGCATTTTCGTCGGCTCAGAAGGCACCCTCGGAATCGCCACTGAAGTGACGCTGCGGCTGCAACCTTTGCCGCAATCTGTTCAAGTTCTCCTCGCAGATTTCAGTAGTATCGAAGCGGCTGGAGCTGCCGTTTCAGGAATCATCGCTGCAGGCATTTTGCCGGCTGGTCTGGAGCTAATGGATAACTTCAGCATCAATGCCGTTGAAGACGTGGTGAAAAGCGATTGCTATCCCCGCGATGCAGCAGCAATCTTGTTAGCGGAATTGGATGGGCGCGCTTCAGAAGTTGAGCAACAAATCCGCGATGTGGAAGCGGTTTGCCGACAACATGGAGCCCGATCGATCGCGATCGCAACTGATGCTGAAGATCGGCTGCGACTCTGGAAAGGACGCAAAGCAGCCTTCGCCGCCGTCGGACGGATTAGCCCAAGTTACTACGTGCAAGATGGCGTGATTCCGCGATCGACGCTGCCGTTTGTATTGCATGAAATTGAGCAGTTAGGCCAACAACATGGCTACCGTGTCGCCAATGTGTTTCATGCTGGCGATGGTAATTTGCACCCGCTGATTCTCTACGATCGCAATGATCCAGGGGCTTTGGAAAGAGTGGAAGCTTTGGGTGGCGAAATCCTCAAGCTCTGTGTGAAAGTCGGCGGTAGTATCTCGGGCGAACATGGCATCGGTGCTGACAAACGCTGCTATATGCCGGCCATGTTCAACCCCGAAGATTTAGAAACGATGCAGTGGCTCCGCCATGCCTTCGATCCTCTCGAACGCGCGAATCCCACCAAAGTTTTCCCAACCCCCCGCACCTGCGGCGAACGCGGATCAGTCACAACAATTCCTACTGGTGTTGAACTCTACTAG
- a CDS encoding alpha/beta fold hydrolase: MAVWQWRGQTIRYQQFGSQGTPVLLIHGFGASSDHWRQNSPVLAEQQRVFAIDLLGFGGSAKPQPSEDLPYRFETWSALVRDFIREVIGEPADLVGNSIGCVVALQAAVDEPSLVRSLALLDCSLRLLHERYLAQSAWPRRFGVPIFQQLLAWKPFGGFFFQRLAQPRSLRRILQQAYADKSAVTDELIELLLAPARDPGAVDVFLAFVTYSQGPLPQDLLPLVTCPTLILWGEADPWEPIAQGRELANYPAVSEFVALPGVGHCPMDEAPDQVNPILQRWLQTTANPAPAIS, translated from the coding sequence ATGGCAGTCTGGCAGTGGCGAGGACAGACGATTCGCTATCAGCAATTCGGCAGTCAGGGAACACCGGTACTGCTCATTCATGGCTTTGGGGCCAGCAGTGACCACTGGCGGCAGAACAGTCCAGTTTTGGCCGAACAACAACGGGTCTTTGCGATCGACCTGCTCGGCTTTGGAGGTTCTGCCAAACCGCAGCCCAGTGAAGACTTACCCTATCGGTTTGAAACATGGTCAGCACTGGTTCGCGACTTTATCCGCGAGGTAATCGGAGAGCCCGCTGATTTAGTGGGCAACTCAATCGGCTGTGTGGTGGCGCTGCAAGCCGCCGTGGATGAGCCGTCTTTGGTGCGATCGCTGGCACTTCTGGACTGCTCCCTACGGCTGCTCCACGAGCGTTATCTGGCGCAATCTGCTTGGCCACGCCGTTTTGGGGTACCGATCTTCCAACAGCTCTTAGCATGGAAGCCGTTTGGGGGCTTTTTCTTCCAACGCTTGGCCCAGCCGCGATCGCTGCGACGGATTTTGCAGCAGGCTTACGCCGATAAATCTGCCGTCACAGATGAACTGATCGAGCTGTTACTAGCTCCCGCCCGCGATCCGGGCGCAGTGGATGTCTTTCTGGCATTCGTCACCTACTCCCAAGGGCCGCTCCCGCAAGATTTACTGCCGCTAGTCACTTGCCCAACTTTGATTCTCTGGGGAGAGGCCGATCCGTGGGAACCGATCGCCCAAGGACGGGAACTGGCCAACTATCCCGCTGTGAGCGAATTTGTGGCGCTGCCGGGCGTCGGGCATTGTCCGATGGATGAAGCCCCCGATCAGGTCAATCCGATCCTGCAACGCTGGTTGCAAACGACAGCGAACCCAGCCCCCGCGATTTCCTAA
- a CDS encoding MEKHLA domain-containing protein: MSLQPWQTPEIQAWTQILLDSYEQCLGRSLIPRSGDRLQEAEALFNVPFVVVSHNGAADPLLNYGNQTALDLWELEWSQFCGLPSRLTAEPDERETRSQMLSDALAKGYINNYSGVRISSQGRRFRIDRAIIWTLCQPDGQACGQAATFTDWYFLD, translated from the coding sequence ATGAGTCTTCAGCCTTGGCAAACGCCTGAGATTCAAGCCTGGACCCAGATCCTGCTCGATAGCTATGAGCAATGTCTCGGGCGTTCGCTCATCCCTCGTAGTGGCGATCGCCTTCAAGAGGCTGAAGCCTTGTTCAATGTGCCTTTCGTGGTGGTGTCGCACAATGGCGCTGCTGATCCCCTGCTCAACTACGGCAACCAGACCGCGTTGGATCTCTGGGAGCTGGAATGGTCGCAGTTCTGCGGGTTGCCCTCACGCTTAACCGCCGAACCGGATGAGCGAGAGACGCGATCGCAAATGCTGAGTGACGCACTGGCTAAGGGCTATATCAATAACTACAGCGGCGTCCGCATCAGTAGCCAAGGCCGTCGCTTTCGCATCGATCGCGCCATCATTTGGACACTCTGCCAGCCCGATGGCCAAGCGTGTGGTCAAGCAGCAACTTTTACGGACTGGTACTTTCTCGACTAG
- the hoxE gene encoding bidirectional hydrogenase complex protein HoxE, which produces MATSATKPTVDPRRRRLELAIKRQGAKADALIEILHEAQSLYGYLDRELLHWVAQQLALPRSTVYGVASFYHLFQLNPSGRHRCDVCLGTACYVKGSQAILDRLIVELGIREGKTTGDGAISLGTVRCVGACGIAPVVVYDGDIQGRQESEAVWQQVQAWQQEAH; this is translated from the coding sequence ATGGCGACTTCTGCAACAAAACCCACTGTCGACCCGCGCCGCCGCCGTCTGGAGTTGGCGATTAAACGCCAAGGGGCCAAGGCCGATGCGCTGATTGAGATTTTGCACGAGGCACAATCGCTCTACGGCTACCTCGATCGCGAACTATTGCACTGGGTGGCGCAGCAATTGGCTTTACCCCGCAGCACTGTCTATGGCGTTGCCAGCTTCTATCACCTGTTTCAGCTCAACCCCTCGGGACGGCATCGCTGCGATGTCTGCCTAGGCACTGCCTGCTATGTCAAAGGGTCGCAGGCCATTCTCGATCGCCTGATAGTGGAGTTGGGCATTCGCGAAGGCAAAACAACTGGCGATGGCGCGATTTCCCTCGGGACGGTGCGCTGTGTCGGGGCCTGCGGAATCGCTCCCGTCGTGGTCTATGACGGTGATATTCAAGGCCGCCAAGAATCTGAAGCGGTCTGGCAACAAGTCCAAGCTTGGCAGCAGGAGGCGCACTAA
- a CDS encoding HepT-like ribonuclease domain-containing protein, which translates to MSSRSDLARIQDILDAIQSIQGKTRSLSFEQFCQDEILIKAVLYDLIVIGEAANNISNDIQALAPEIPWRLMSDMRNIVAHEYFRVNLRITWSTVQRNLQPLITPLQQLKAKLID; encoded by the coding sequence ATGTCTTCTAGATCAGATCTGGCTAGGATTCAAGATATTCTTGATGCCATTCAAAGCATTCAAGGTAAGACTAGAAGCTTAAGCTTTGAGCAGTTTTGCCAAGATGAGATCCTCATCAAGGCTGTACTCTACGACTTAATTGTTATTGGTGAGGCAGCCAACAACATATCAAATGATATTCAGGCTTTAGCACCTGAGATTCCTTGGCGACTGATGAGTGATATGCGAAACATTGTGGCTCATGAATATTTTCGAGTGAATCTCAGGATTACTTGGTCTACTGTTCAAAGGAATTTGCAACCATTGATCACTCCGCTCCAGCAGTTGAAGGCAAAGTTAATAGACTGA
- a CDS encoding glycosyltransferase produces MANVSLCMIVRDEAELLPRCLASVKDQVDELIVLDTGSRDRTPDIATEAGANLLHTDWADDFSAARNQAIAAATGDWILVLDADEELIPEAWTELRSQLDQPEALAFTVLREETQAGQVPYSRLSRLFRNRPEIRFQRPYHELVDDSLLALQQQDPNWRVTAWPTPVIRHYGYGRDRLQQRGTAERMRRSLETWLADHPEDAYLCSKLGGLLVQEGDLKAAQRWLKQGLKQGRPEPAVRYELLYHLALLERRQGDVDAAIDRYQAALQEPVDAIHKLGAWVNLSHLYRDRGQVGLAYDAARQAVAAAPSATVALTAWGLAARAISNYPEAIAAYQQALQLDPNDPSLYQNLGAVLFQVGQLEASYEAFRQAIAGYEQQGSPEAQRLALRLQAMGIRL; encoded by the coding sequence ATGGCCAACGTCAGCCTCTGCATGATCGTTCGCGACGAGGCGGAATTGCTGCCCCGCTGTCTGGCTTCGGTAAAAGACCAAGTAGACGAGTTGATCGTGTTGGATACGGGTTCCCGCGATCGCACGCCCGACATTGCCACTGAAGCCGGAGCTAACCTCCTTCATACGGATTGGGCAGACGACTTTTCCGCAGCAAGAAATCAGGCGATCGCAGCAGCAACTGGCGATTGGATTCTGGTGCTGGATGCTGATGAGGAATTAATCCCTGAGGCTTGGACAGAACTGCGATCGCAACTGGATCAACCCGAAGCCCTAGCTTTTACCGTCCTGCGCGAAGAAACCCAAGCGGGACAGGTGCCCTACTCGCGGCTGTCACGCCTATTTCGCAATCGACCCGAAATTCGTTTTCAGCGGCCCTATCACGAGCTGGTCGACGATAGCCTCCTTGCCCTGCAACAGCAGGACCCTAACTGGCGGGTTACGGCTTGGCCGACACCAGTGATTCGGCACTACGGCTATGGCCGCGATCGCCTGCAACAACGCGGCACTGCTGAGCGGATGCGCCGAAGCCTTGAAACGTGGCTGGCTGATCATCCTGAGGATGCCTATCTCTGCAGCAAACTGGGTGGACTACTCGTCCAAGAAGGAGATTTGAAAGCGGCGCAACGCTGGCTCAAACAAGGGCTGAAGCAAGGACGTCCAGAACCGGCGGTTCGCTATGAGTTGCTCTATCACCTAGCGCTACTGGAACGGCGGCAAGGCGATGTGGATGCAGCGATCGATCGCTATCAAGCAGCGCTGCAAGAGCCGGTTGATGCAATTCACAAACTCGGTGCTTGGGTTAACCTCTCGCATCTCTACCGCGATCGCGGGCAGGTGGGGCTGGCCTACGATGCTGCACGTCAGGCTGTGGCAGCGGCTCCCAGTGCCACGGTTGCTCTCACGGCTTGGGGCTTGGCTGCGCGAGCGATCAGCAACTATCCCGAGGCGATCGCGGCCTATCAGCAGGCACTTCAGCTCGATCCCAACGATCCCAGCCTTTACCAAAATCTGGGCGCCGTCCTCTTCCAAGTCGGGCAACTGGAAGCTAGTTACGAAGCTTTCCGGCAGGCGATCGCGGGCTATGAGCAACAGGGCTCACCAGAGGCACAACGACTAGCACTGCGGCTGCAAGCCATGGGAATTCGGCTGTGA